One region of Chelonoidis abingdonii isolate Lonesome George chromosome 14, CheloAbing_2.0, whole genome shotgun sequence genomic DNA includes:
- the LOC116826105 gene encoding uncharacterized protein LOC116826105 isoform X1, which yields MAARLLTLIHLCCFLWASFSLSQNVGMPHSLRRESENTYGGRWKYLTFINQILQTLLFGICVIIDFAHMFIPATKKSVSSRLLPPRDFIFSVLVFPVGLFVAVTFWTLYAYDRELVYPKELDEINPPWLNHTMTTYHGKHGAHSAHHHSMSPVCCRHGTALLRRSRSLPFGSRRCIMTGSHRLLGALLADLSEVGWKHLGRHVLLASLGEVGQWHLDVNGRRRWPAVILHRLLARSQEMTMASSHTAPPSGEQPGDNDGQQSYCTAFWQAARRQ from the exons ATGGCGGCGCGGCTCCTGACCTTGATCCACCTGTGCTGTTTCCTCTGGGCCTCCTTCTCACTCTCTCAGAACGTAGGCATGCCCCACTCCCTCCGCAGGGAGAGCGAGAACACCTACGGCGGCCGCTGGAAGTACCTGACTTTCATCAACCAG ATTCTGCAAACTCTGTTGTTTGGAATATGTGTCATAATTGACTTTGCTCATATGTTCATCCCTGCCACAAAGAAGAGTGTGTCATCCAGATTGTTGCCTCCAAGAGACTTCATCTTCTCAGTGCTAGTATTCCCTGTTGGCTTA TTTGTAGCTGTTACTTTTTGGACCCTTTATGCATATGACAGAGAATTGGTATATCCTAAAGAACTGGATGAGATTAATCCACCTTGGCTTAATCATACCATG acgacgTACCACggtaagcatggagcccactcagctcatcATCACAGTATGTCTCCTGTGTGCTGCCGacatggtactgcattgctacgcAGAAGccgctcattgccttttggcagcagacggtgcattatgactggtagtcatcgtctcctgggtgctcttttagccgacctcagtgaggtcggttggaagcacctgggcagacatgtgctcctggccagcctcggtgaggttggtcagTGGCACCTGGACGTAAATGGGAGACGACGATGgccagcagtcatactgcaccgtcttctggcgagaagccaggagatgacgatggccagcagtcatactgcaccgccttctggcgagcagccaggagacaatGATGgccagcagtcgtactgcacagccttctggcaagcagccaggagacaatGA